Genomic segment of Streptomyces alboniger:
CAGCCGCGCGCGACCTCCTCCGCCGCCAGCGCCGCCACGGTGGCGCGGCCGCGCCTGCGGTCGGGCTCGGCGATCCGCAGGTCGCGCACGCGGCAGACGGCGGGGCCGAAGACCTCGTCGGTGGCGAGCGCTATGGAACCGACGGGGCGGCTGTTCACACAGACGTCGTACGTGCGCGCCTTGCCGCCGTCGGCACTCCGCTGAAGCGGCCCGGTCGGCCGCAGGGTCGTGGTCATCACGGGTGTTCTACCCGTGATGACGCTCACGGATCCAGGTCGTCCGCGGCTCGCTCGTCGAAGGCCCGCATCGCCTTGGTGGTCATCGGCCCCGGGGCTCCGGGCAGTTGACGCCCGTCGACGCGGTGGACGCCCTGCACGTCACGCAGCGTCGACGTCAGGAAGACCTCGTCGGCGCGCTCCAGGACGTCCAGCGGCAGGTCGGCCTCCCGGGCGCCCGTCCACTCGACGGCCAGCGCGCGCGTGATGCCGTCGAGGCACCCGGAGGCGACGGGCGGGGTGAGGATCTCGCCGTCGAGCACGACGAACACGTTGGAGCCGGTGCCCTCGCAGAGCTGCCCGACGGTGTTGGCGAACAGTGCCTCCGAGGCGCCGTGCTCGTGGGCGCGGGCCAGGGCGACGACGTTCTCCGCGTACGACGTGGTCTTCAGGCCGGTCAGCGCGCCCCGTTCGTTGCGGGTCCAGGGCACCGTGATCACGGCGGTGGAGTCGGGCCGCCGCGCGGCCTCGCCGAGGGCGACGACCAGTGTGGTGCCCTGGTCGCCGCGGTCCGAGTCGAGTGGCGACAGGCCCCCGGTGTAGGTGATCCGCAGCCGTCCGAGCGGCAGCGGGTTGGCCTCCAGGACGGCGGCGCAGGCGTGGCGCACCTCGTCGAGGTCGGGCTCGGGCAGCCCCAGGCCGCGCGCCGACCGGGCGAGCCTGGCCAGGTGGCGGGTCAGGGCGAAGGTCCTGCCCTCGACGGACTTCACCGTCTCGAAGACGCCGTCGCCCACCGTCAGCCCGTGGTCGAGCACCGAGACGCGGGCCGAGTCGACGTCCCGCAGCCCGTCGTTGAGCCATATCTTCACGTTGGGATCCCTCCGCTCGCTTCGTACGCCCCTGACGCTACCGCCAGCAGTCGCGCGGCCTTCAGCTCGGTCTCCCGCCACTCCCCCTCGGGGTCCGAGCCCCAGGTGATGCCCGCCCCGGTGCCGAAGCGCAGCATCCCCTCGGCCCGGTCGATCCAGAAGGTGCGGATGCCGACGGCCAGCTCTCCGGCGCCCCGGTCGGCGTCCACCCAGCCGATGCCGCCGCAGTAGGGGCCCCGGGGTGCCGTCTCCAGTTCGTCGATGATCCGCAGGGCGCTGGACTTGGGGGCGCCGGTGACCGAGCCGGGCGGGAACGCCGCTTCGAACAGTTCCGGCCAGCCGGCACCGGGGCGCAGCTCCCCGTGGACGGTGGAGACGAGGTGGACGAGGCCGGGGTGCTTCTCGACCACGCAGAGGTCGGGGACGGTCACCGAGCCGGTCGCGCAGACGCGTCCCAGGTCGTTGCGGACGAGGTCCACGATCATGACGTTCTCGGCGTAGTCCTTCTCCAGGAGGTCCGCCTCGGTCCGTCCGGTGCCCTTGATGGGCCCCGACTCCACGACGCGGCCCGCGCGGCGCAGGAAGAGCTCCGGGGAGGCGGTGGCTGTCTCCACGCCGTGTCCGGGCAGGCGAATCGTTCCGGCATACGGGGCGGGGTTCCCGCGCGCGAGCAGAGCCGTCAGGGCGTCCACATCGGCGTCGGCCGGGACGGGCGCCGAGAGGACGCGGCAGAGGTTCGCCTGGTAGACCTCGCCGGCCGCGATGTACGCGCGTATCCGACGTACGCCTTCCGTGTACGCGGCGCGGTCGAGGGACGACGTCCAGTCACCGGCGGCCGGGCCCCGCCACAGCCCCGGTAGGGGGGCGGGCACGGCCTCGTGGCGCACGTCGTCGAAGCGGGCGCAGACCAGACCTCCCTCGAAATCCGCGGACACCGCCCAGAAGCCGGTGGAGTCCAGAGCCGCAGGGTCGCTGGTCACGTCGCGCAGACCGGTGGCCACAAGACCACCGAAGCGCGCCATGGGAGGGAGCGCCGGTGAGGACGTCAGAGGGGGGTTGTGCACGGCTGCGAGTCTATGACCGGTGTCCCGGCCGCGCCCCGGACCGGCTTCAGCGCAGCACGCTGCGCAAACGCGTTTTTGTACTGGCCCAGGAATCCGCTAGAGTTCAACACGTCGCCGGGACGCGCAAGCGGACCGGGAAAGACAAGCGGACGTAGCTCAGTTGGTAGAGCGCAACCTTGCCAAGGTTGAGGTCGCCAGTTCGAACCTGGTCGTCCGCTCGCAGGAAAGTGGGGGATCTTCCCGAACCCCCGCACTCCTGGTGGAGTGGCCGAGAGGCGAGGCAACGGCCTGCAAAGCCGTCTACACGGGTTCAAATCCCGTCTCCACCTCCAAGGACGATTAGCTCAGCGGGAGAGCGCTTCCCTGACACGGAAGAGGTCACTGGTTCAATCCCAGTATCGTCCACTGATCTTCGCGAAGGCCGTCTCGGCGGGTTCCTTCACGAGGGTCGATCCCGCGCGATTAGCTCAGCGGGAGAGCGCTTCCCTGACACGGAAGAGGTCACTGGTTCAATCCCAGTATCGCGCACGCAGTACGCAGTACGCAGTACACGCAGGTTGACCTGCGCGATTAGCTCAGCGGGAGAGCGCTTCCCTGACACGGAAGAGGTCACTGGTTCAATCCCAGTATCGCGCACCACTCACACGAACCCCCCGGCCGTCTCCACGGCCGGGGGGTTCGTCGTTTCCGGGCGTACCCGGGGCTCGTCAGGAAGAGAAGAGCATGTGCCCGAAGCTCTTGTGACGCTTGCCGTGGCCGTAGTGACCACTGTGGCCGCCATGACCGCCGTGCCCGCCGTGGGCTCCTTGGGGGGCGCCCCAGGCGGGGGCCGGCGCGGCGGGGTAGCCCTGGGGGGCCGGGGGCGCGGGCGGCGGCGGGACCTGCTGGCCGCCCCACTGGGCCTCCAGGCGGGTCAGGGACTCCAGCTCGCCGTAGTCGAGGAATATGCCGCGGCAGCCGTTGCACTGCTCGATCTGGACGCCATTGCGGTTGTACGTGTGCATCGGTGCGTGACACTTGGGGCACTGCATGGACGGCTCAACTCCTCGCCGGTGGTGAATGCTTCGCCGGATGTCTGCCCGGCTTCGGTGCGTTGCACCCTACTTCGTCGCGTCCCAGGTCAACTTGTGTGGGCCCGGATCGACTCGGGGCGCCCCGGACCGACGCGGGTGGCGCGGCGGACGCGGCGGGCGCTCGGCTCAGGTGCGGCTCATCCGGTCGCAGGCGTCGGTCAGCGCCTGCTCGACCTCGTCCAGAGAGCGGTCCGCGGCGACGGCCTTGACGATTGCGAGGGCTGCCGTCTGGGCGGTCAGGGCGCGCGCCGGGATGTCGAGGGCGGGCCAGGGGTCGGACCCGTCGGACGGGAGGGCCGGACCTCGGGCCGCGCGATAGGCGTCGAGGAAGCGGGTCCACTCCTCCGGGGCGAGCAGGCCACACGCGTACCAGGCGGCGGGGCGGGCCAGGTCCCAGGCGGGGTCGCCGACGCCGAGGTCGTCGACGTCGATCAGCAGCCAGGTGCCGTCCGGGGCGCGGACGAGCTGGCCCAGGTGGAGGTCACCGTGACACAGGCGCGGTGGGCCCGGTGCGGGGGCCTCGGCGCGTGCCCAGGGCGGGAGGGCGTGCCAGGCCCGCAGGACCGGCTCGGCGGCGGGGTGGGGCCCGGCCGCGCGGAGGCGTTCGATGGCGCGGGCCGCCTTGGCAGGGCCGCGCATGGCGGGGAGCGGGTGCGGGAAGGGCCCCGGGTCGGCGTTGTGCAGCCGGGCCAGAAGGGTGGCGGTGGCCTCCCAGGGGGCCGCGTCCGGGTCGTCACGGTCGACGGGGGTGCCGTGGGGCCAGAAGGTGACGAGGCGGTCGTGGAGGGGCGTGGGGGTGGTGTGCAGGGGCGCGAGGAGGGTGGTGGGGAGGCGGGCGGCGACGGCCAGGCGTATGGCCAGCTCCGCGGGGTGCGTGTCCTGGGCGTGGGCCTTGGCGACTATGTCGCCGTGGCGGATGACGGTGGCGTCGGGCCGGTCCGCGAGGACGGTGCCGGTGGCTTCGCCGCAGGCACAGGGGGCGCCGGGCGGGTGGGCCCTGCTTTTGGCCTTGGCGGTGAGGGCGGGCAGGAGGGTGGTCACGGAGTTCCCGGGGTGCGCGGCTGCTGGATCACCGGCGAAGCGTACGCAATCGCTGTGCGGGGCTGGGGGGGTACTTGCGCCCTGGCTCGCGCGTCGATTGTCGGGTGCGGGCTCGTCGTGGCTGGGCGCGCAGCTCCCCGCGCCCCTGGACGGGGCCAGTGCAGGTCCGTCGTGGGCTGTCGCGCAGGCGCCCGCGTCCCCGAACCGAGTGCTTTCGCTCCGCGCATGGCGATGCCCGCGCAGCTCCCCAGCTGCGCGGGCATCGGTGCCGTCCGCCGCACCCCCGTCCCCACGGGGTTTCCAGGCCGGATGTCCCCGCCCGGACCGCTCTTCCGGGCCTGGGGCGCCGCTCAGCGCCCCAGCATCACGCCTACGGACGACGCTTGTGTGACCACTGCTTCCCAGCCGCCGAAGACGACCACGAGCAGGGCTGCCAGGGGGAGGACCATGGCCGTCGCCACCAAGGGGTGGCGCGTACCGGACGGGCGGGCGCCGAACGCGGAGATCCTGCGTCCTTGCGTACGGAGCATGGTCCGCGGTGCCGTGTCCGCCATGGTTCCTCTCCTGACCGATCTCGATGTGGTTTTGGCAGCGGCGGGTGTCTGACCTCGGGGGACGAGTGCTGCACCCGCCGCTT
This window contains:
- a CDS encoding aminotransferase class IV; the encoded protein is MKIWLNDGLRDVDSARVSVLDHGLTVGDGVFETVKSVEGRTFALTRHLARLARSARGLGLPEPDLDEVRHACAAVLEANPLPLGRLRITYTGGLSPLDSDRGDQGTTLVVALGEAARRPDSTAVITVPWTRNERGALTGLKTTSYAENVVALARAHEHGASEALFANTVGQLCEGTGSNVFVVLDGEILTPPVASGCLDGITRALAVEWTGAREADLPLDVLERADEVFLTSTLRDVQGVHRVDGRQLPGAPGPMTTKAMRAFDERAADDLDP
- a CDS encoding chorismate-binding protein, which codes for MARFGGLVATGLRDVTSDPAALDSTGFWAVSADFEGGLVCARFDDVRHEAVPAPLPGLWRGPAAGDWTSSLDRAAYTEGVRRIRAYIAAGEVYQANLCRVLSAPVPADADVDALTALLARGNPAPYAGTIRLPGHGVETATASPELFLRRAGRVVESGPIKGTGRTEADLLEKDYAENVMIVDLVRNDLGRVCATGSVTVPDLCVVEKHPGLVHLVSTVHGELRPGAGWPELFEAAFPPGSVTGAPKSSALRIIDELETAPRGPYCGGIGWVDADRGAGELAVGIRTFWIDRAEGMLRFGTGAGITWGSDPEGEWRETELKAARLLAVASGAYEASGGIPT
- a CDS encoding zf-TFIIB domain-containing protein, which encodes MQCPKCHAPMHTYNRNGVQIEQCNGCRGIFLDYGELESLTRLEAQWGGQQVPPPPAPPAPQGYPAAPAPAWGAPQGAHGGHGGHGGHSGHYGHGKRHKSFGHMLFSS
- a CDS encoding phosphotransferase family protein, encoding MTTLLPALTAKAKSRAHPPGAPCACGEATGTVLADRPDATVIRHGDIVAKAHAQDTHPAELAIRLAVAARLPTTLLAPLHTTPTPLHDRLVTFWPHGTPVDRDDPDAAPWEATATLLARLHNADPGPFPHPLPAMRGPAKAARAIERLRAAGPHPAAEPVLRAWHALPPWARAEAPAPGPPRLCHGDLHLGQLVRAPDGTWLLIDVDDLGVGDPAWDLARPAAWYACGLLAPEEWTRFLDAYRAARGPALPSDGSDPWPALDIPARALTAQTAALAIVKAVAADRSLDEVEQALTDACDRMSRT